In the Grimontia kaedaensis genome, one interval contains:
- a CDS encoding FIST signal transduction protein has protein sequence MRIATSSSTAPNASEAIQAIAEEISRKISTPSLMLVYYTETQDAEGILCEINRRFPTTCVVGCSSCQGTMTDKGYVGGHTLAVWAVEDPEGAYGSALCELKQGDDIAESASTVLSKAIDRSGRPGELPALITLHATPGHEETILSAIRDELGVNVPIIGGSAADDGVSGKWSLLDNERVTSNGISMAVFFPSARVSYSFHNGYAAMGLSAIATRVDGRTLVELDGKPAFNVYSKWYFEATGSEINPDALFAKSTLFPLGRQTGEIHGMPYYTLSHPATVSPEGGIQMFCNIQEGETVHFMSGTTEMLVSRAGRVVDSANDHDKNTRDPIGGLAIYCAGCMLHVSDSLHSVAANMRLSMHHAPFICPFTFGEQGQFLGGEIAHGNLMISAVLFHKEEL, from the coding sequence ATGAGAATTGCGACATCATCATCGACAGCCCCCAATGCCAGTGAGGCCATCCAAGCAATTGCAGAAGAGATCTCGAGGAAAATCTCGACACCTTCTTTGATGCTTGTTTATTACACCGAAACGCAAGATGCCGAAGGTATCTTGTGCGAAATCAATCGCCGTTTTCCCACCACTTGTGTTGTTGGTTGTTCATCATGCCAAGGCACCATGACTGATAAAGGCTATGTGGGCGGGCACACCCTTGCTGTTTGGGCAGTTGAAGATCCAGAAGGCGCATATGGTTCAGCGCTATGCGAATTAAAGCAGGGCGATGATATCGCAGAATCAGCTAGCACTGTGCTTAGCAAAGCGATAGACAGAAGCGGCAGACCCGGAGAGCTTCCAGCACTTATCACGCTTCATGCAACACCGGGCCACGAAGAAACTATCTTAAGTGCAATACGCGACGAACTTGGTGTAAATGTACCTATTATTGGGGGGTCAGCTGCTGACGATGGTGTCAGTGGAAAATGGTCACTGTTAGATAACGAGCGCGTTACGTCTAATGGCATCTCCATGGCTGTCTTCTTTCCATCTGCACGCGTCAGTTACTCTTTTCACAATGGGTATGCGGCAATGGGGTTAAGTGCCATTGCCACCAGAGTGGATGGAAGGACGCTGGTTGAGTTGGATGGTAAACCAGCATTCAACGTTTACTCAAAGTGGTATTTCGAAGCCACTGGCAGCGAAATTAATCCTGACGCATTGTTTGCAAAATCCACACTCTTTCCCCTTGGTCGACAGACCGGTGAAATACATGGCATGCCTTATTACACGCTTTCCCATCCTGCGACAGTGTCGCCAGAAGGCGGCATACAAATGTTCTGTAACATACAAGAAGGTGAGACGGTTCATTTCATGTCAGGTACGACAGAAATGTTGGTATCGCGAGCAGGGCGCGTAGTGGACTCTGCCAACGACCATGATAAGAACACTCGTGATCCCATAGGTGGATTAGCGATCTACTGCGCAGGATGTATGTTACATGTTAGCGATTCTCTGCACAGCGTCGCAGCGAACATGCGTCTTTCTATGCATCATGCTCCTTTTATTTGCCCGTTCACATTTGGCGAGCAGGGACAGTTTCTCGGCGGGGAAATTGCCCACGGTAATTTGATGATATCCGCCGTATTGTTCCACAAGGAAGAGCTATGA